A window of Papio anubis isolate 15944 unplaced genomic scaffold, Panubis1.0 scaffold303, whole genome shotgun sequence genomic DNA:
GAGGCCTAAGAAGAAACTTTTTCTCCTGTTGTCCCAAATTGAATTTAGGCTGATTGTCACATCTTTTAGGTTTTCTCATTATCCCTGTAGAAAACCAATTCTTGCCACATTCCTAGACCGTAAGTACATTTTTCTCATAACCTAAAGTTGGATgctccaaattattattatttttctcccctACAGGATGGCTGTGACTTTGTCTGCCGTTCTAAACCTCGAAATGTGCCTGCAGCATATCGTGGTGTGGGGGATGACCAGCTGGGGGAGGAGTCAGAAGAAAGGGATGACCATTTATTACCAATGTAGATTGCACTTTATATGTCCAGCCTCTTCCTCAGTCCCCCAAACCAAAGCTACACAGCCAGATTTCTCAAGCAGTCTCAACTCCAGTCTCTCATCTCACCCTTACTATTGCTCTTGCTTTCCagtttgcttttgatttgcatcttcTCACTAGTAAAACTGCCTTCCCTTTgttccttattttctgttttttctctagAGAGGTACAGTTGTAAGTCAGACTTAATATTAATAGGGCCTGTGAAAACAGGCTTTTGCATTGTCTCTTGACATCACAAGGTACAACAGGCATATGGGCAAAATGGTGTGGCAGGCTCACTGGccctttgttttttaaacacattttcacaAGTTTTTGAGACACTggatttctttaattaaaaaaaaaaaaatgccaagaaacATTATTTATACAGGTTTGATTGCTTTCATGTTGTTATTCTGTACCCTATAGTAGTCTCCATGAGAATCTGGTATTTCTTGCTGCTTGGAACTACTTTGCAGTGATTACTTGGTTGCAGTCCAAGTACTCTCGTTTAGTCTGAGCCTGGAGATGTTCTAGACTTGCTTCTCCCACCTCTGGGATTAGGAcaggaaaaatgtgaaatttcCCTTTACAGGATTATACGGTACCATCACATCATTTGTGGAAATTGGGGTGACTGTATAGCTGGGATTGGGCCATGGATTGTGGTCTTATCTGTCCACATACAGCCAAAATGCCTATCCAGAAATCCAGTCCACTGGAAAGGAAAATTGGAACTCCTGTGCCACAGGGGTTCCAGAAAAGGGAAGTCACTTTACCTTGCGGTGGTGGGATCCTGATGTCTTTCTTCCATTTGTAGTAAAAGCTGGTAAAGCTTTTCTTACTCCTGGTTCCCTATACCAGTATTTCTAAACGTGTCGCACTTTCTCCACAGGCATGTGGTTTTGACCTTTTTTTCAATCTTCTGGAAAGGGAATGGAAGCAGAAGTGGGACATCGAGGGCTCTGCTGTCCTCTGCGCTGGGTGTGGAATGCTGCTGCACCTGTCCCTTCTGCTGGCTCAGGGAAGTGTCTTCTTGCCCACATTTCTGTGGGGAAAGGTTTTTAATCCTCTGATGCTTCCATCTTCCTGTTTAGGCCATGTGCCCAGAAACCTGGACTGATCTTTCTGTAATAGTGAACCCCTGGGCCACTGAAGAGTAACATGGCTCCACTGGACACAAAAGAGGAATGGAATCAATAGGCAGGGGGCCTTTTCTAAGccttaggaaaagaaaatgaaactatttcATCTTTGGACTTTTCAATACTATTGGagtgattttttctttctaaacagggaaaataatgttacaaaagcatcttttttgttatttgtttgcatccctccccccacaccctggtgttttaaaatgaagaaaaaaaaaaatcactttttgtaCAAAAACTCgtaatgattaaaaaaacaaacaaaacatattgGCCTAGTCATTTGTGTGAACGTGGGCAAAGACTGGAATAGAGTAAGACAACTGAAACCGATTTTCATCCTtttactgaggaaaaaaatatttaatatttttgttgtataagGAATAGTGCCTAAGGCAGGTACTTATACTCCTGACCTTAGCCCCACGCACTCTGGTTTTATACAGCTATAGGACAGAGCAGAGTTGGAACTGAAAAATAGGGTACAAAGTAACAAATTGGAGGGGAACAGTGGGATGCAGAAAGAATGAGCAGCCACATATGCCCCAGTCAAATACTTTTAGTCCCTGCAGCATAAGAAAGATGTCAATCAAGTCTCTACACTGGCTGGGGATCCTGCCGGGAGAAAAGATTCAATCACAAGGGAGTAAGtgacaacaaagagaaaactcTGAGCCACAGCTACACTGGCAGGGGGTGTACCAGATTTTGCTACTTGTGTCACACAAGCTAGAAAAACCCTACCTCTCCCATTGGGCAGGCAACCTAACATTCCACCCAGTTCCTTGCCTTACCATACTATGTATTCCTCCTCTTGGAGAATTAAGACCTGGGCTAAATGCTCCATTCCAGGATAAGGCTGAGCAGTCCTAGTTCTCTAGACTGCCTCTTCTATAAAGATTGGATTAAGGTAGGTGGAAATGGTGAGAATTGTaaagattttacaaaataaagtagAACCCAGAGAAAATGTCAAAGCTGCCGCCATGTAGCACCAGCAACCAATTCTTGCACTTCTCTTCCCTGTCTCAGTAATCCCCTACAGAAGGTTACATGATTGGAACAGCTCTTTCTTCCCTGCAAAGTCTCTGCTGGTACCAGGTTATAACCTGGACAGTGGGGAGTGTCTGCCTTAGGCTGGTTTGTGCAACAGGGCCACCTTAGGTCTCCTTGAGGACATTTATCTTGGCGCAGATCTTGAGGGCAGGGCCCAGCTTGATGTTCATGGCACTCATAAGATGTTCTTCTTTAAGTAATAAAAGGGCCTGTCCATCAATCTCCTGTGAGCGAAATTCCTCCGCAATCTCTTGGCAGCCTAGAAGAAATGGTGAGAACACGTAGGTAGTGCCGGATGATAGGAGGAGggaaactaaatgaaactgaGGTCTAGCAATGATTAATTCCAAAGTACTTGTCCTAAATTCAGTAATACGAAGTCAGATGGCAagctttaaaaggaaaatgaaattagaaagaattggctatttaaaaaatggcagaggctcacacctgtaatcccagcattttgggagaccagggtaggcagatcccttgagcccaggagttgaccatcctgggcaacatggcaaaaccttgactctataaacacaaaaattagctgggcatggtggtgcatgcctatagtcccagctacttgggaaactgaagcaggaggatcatttgagcccaggatgcagaggttgcagcgtGCCAAAattcatgccacagcactccagcctgggcagcagagtaagactgtctcaaaacaacaacaacaacaaagccaagGTCCAAGaccaagaaaggaaaagcaacTAAATTGTTCAACCACAGAAATAACTTCATTCAAATAGCGTGGAGATGGGAGAAAGCGAGAGAACAAAaaagcatgttttcttttatactgGCAAAAAGATTCTTTGTGATCTTTTTGTTTAAGGGCCCAGAATTGAGACAAATAGCAAGAAGGGTAGGGCAATTTTCATTTCTGGAGAAAACTCTTTGTCAAGAATAGCATataggctgagtgcggtggctcacacctataatcccagcactttgggaggccaaggcagaaggatctcttgagcccaggactccaagaccagcctggacaacatagggaaaccctgcctctgtttaaaaaacaaacaaacaaaaaagactagcAAACAAGCCCTCTTTGAAGAGTGGGGCAACAATAGCCACTTAGTTTCTAATACCCTgctccactgaaaaaaaaattttctccctggTAGGTATCATAAttacacataaaaaatattttatccaaaaaTTTAGTGAGAAATGCAGCTACATCATGAAATATGATAATCAAACACTGTAAAATTACTGACGCTATAGAAGATAATGTCAACccagaaaaaaatcaggaagtcAACTTGAATAAATATTAGGAGTAGAGCCGCTATATTAGCATTCAAGCTCCCACTGCTTTAAAGTCAATTACTTTCCCTCTTATCAAGGCCCCTGCGGGATGATGTAAGGAAAACAACCTGGGTTCTGTTGAAGAGAGGGTCAGTACCTTGGAGAGAAGCAATAAACTCGTACACCTCCTCTACACTCCAACGGCTGGGATTACTGGACAGGAACACAGGGTTGATGCCATGTAACTCCGGTGTAGGTGGAGCTGTATTGGGATTCCCCAGATCACGTTCTCCATGCGCAGCTCTTACTGATAAAGGCCCAGGAGATGTTGGAGAGAGTGCTTCATCATAACTGGAATTATCTGAACCTCGGCTAGAGTCTTCTTGACCCTATAGGGAAAATAGCAAACCAGTGAGGTCAGTGTCAAAGGTttattctcctctctctcttcccaaacCACCCTGGATTGGGCGTAGAAGAAAAACTAATCTTACCACATATGAAATAAGCAGCACTTTATTTGCAAATGCCCAAAATCTACTCTCAAGTGTCTTTTAAATAGAAACTGTATCACCTCCTTGATTCTCCCCATGACCTAACAATTGATCTATTTTCTCTACTCAAGTACAGTGTAAGGATTACTGGATATATGAACCAGTAGTTAGGTAAGAGGTCCAGACACAAAGGGGGTCAGGGTCTCTTGGAATTTGGAGTAATGCAATCAATGTGAAACCAGAGTTCTCACCTCACGCCCTCTTACCTGGGCAAATGAATTGCCctgtagggaaagaaaaaagacccaCTTTAAAGGCATCTGGCTCTGCAACAAGCAGCTCACCCGGTGGCACTTGCCCTGAATCTTGGCACGGGCAATGTCAGAGGAGCTGCGGCGGGGTCCACGCCTGCGAACGCGAGCGTAGTTGGCTTCTTGaaactctttcatttttttcctcttcagccGGAACTGATGGCTACAGCTCACATTGTACCTACAGGACAGGGCACATACAGGATGTCAATAGTGCCACAGAAGACTACCCTGCTCTAAATGTGAATTGCTGCTTATGAGCTGATTTGGGGAAGGGAATAAAAGCAAGGAGGCAGACATAAAATATCAGCTATGAGATGATCCTGGGGAAGGGGTGTAACATTAGATGGAGATATCAGTGCTGAGGGCAAGGAGGAGGGTGCCCAGAGTACCTCTTAGCGCAAGTCATGGAGCAGAACCTCTTAGAGCCACGAAACTGCTCTGCGGGGGCGTACTTCCCACAGTACTCGCACTTCAGGAGATTCGCCTTCTTATCTAACTCTAAAAAACAAGGCATTGCTGGACAGTCACCATGGGTTTCTGCTGCCCCTCAAGCAATCATTAGGCTCAGAGCTGGATTCTAAAATTATTCTCAGGGTTTACCCCCAAAAACCTACACAACCTAGTTGAGAATCCCTAAAACACAAAGTTCAAAATCTAAAACCATGAAGACGTGTCCCTTGAGAACTTTATGACATCTTCCTAATCTTAAGCCAAACTCTTTCCATTTTAGATGTCTTGCTAATTTTATCCTAATTCACACTCTTAGATTTCAGATATGATTCAACTTCTGAGGAAAGAGGAACTAATTACTAATGCCTAGAAAGATATAAGATCCATCTACCACAAGGATTTCCAAAAGCAGGGGGAAAATGTAAATAAGAGTCCTTAAGACAGATTATAAAATCTAGAATAAGGAGAACtggaaattaaagacataaacgTCCTATTTTAGatcatcttttgaaaaaaaaaaaatttttttgagaccgggtctcactttgtcatccggGCTGGACTGCCGTGGCACTATCTTGgatcgctgcaacctccacctcccgggctcaagcgatcctcccaccttggcctcccaagtagctgggactacaggcacgtgccacaatgcccagttatttttatatttttttgtagagagaaggtttcactatgttgctcaggctggtctcaaactcctgagctcaagaaatccactggtcttggcctcccaaagtgctggaattataggtgagAGTCATCACACTCGGCCAAAAAATACATCTGTAGAGTAAAGAATAATtcaggggctgggcgcggtggctcacgcctgcaatcccagcactttgggaggccgaggcgggcagatcacctgaggtggggagttggaaactagcctgaccaacacgcagaaaccccgtctctactaaaaacacaaaaattagtcgggtgtggtggcgcatgcctgtaatcccagttacttaggaggctgaggcaggagaatcgcttgaacccaggaggcggtggttgcagtgagccaagatcacaccattgcactccagcctgggcaacaagagcaaaactccatctcaaaaaaaataataacaattcaaAAGGTTACTTTAGCTGGATAAATTCCCCTAACCTTATATAACTCCTTTTCTGTGATTCTACATACTCTGATATATAATATGGCTTCTATGTGTAGACGGACTTCATtttattcctactttttttttttgagacagagtctcgctctgtcgcccaggctggagtgcagtggcgcgatcttggctcacttcactgcaacctccacctcccaggttcaagtgattctcctgcctcagcctcccgagtagctgggactataggtgcatgctgccacaccaggctaatttttgtatttgtagtagagacagggtttcactaagttggccagactggtctcgaactcctaatctcaggtgatgtgcctgccttggtctcccaaagtgttgggattataggcatgagccaccatgccaggccttatttctactttaaataaACAGGTAACTACTATTTTACACTGAATCCTCAAACACATCTCCACAAGCCTCCTTCCCCTAAATGGGTCTCTAAATAAATACTCACCGGCAGAGGGGCTGTCTACTCCCAAAGGGCCACCTGACTGATTCTCAGTCAGCCCTGTCGGAAGGCCAGTCTGTAGTGGCTTCTCAGACTCCTTCAGTAACTGAGAACAACCCACCTGTCCCAGAAAACATTTAGAATTAAGTTAGCCTGATCCCTTTCTGCTTCTCTATAGCTTTCCCCAACATTTCCCAATCAATATTATGTCTTTGCTTGGATCTCTGAGTTAAAGACCAAGTCTGGTTCAGAGAGAATCACTTTCAATATGTTAATCATTAAGAGTGGTAACTGGTCTCTATACAatgtttggaaatgaaaaaaaaaagtagtaactgGCTTTTCTTTCCAGATAAGCCAATGGAGAACAGGTTCCTACACTGGCTCCCTATTTTGTCCTCTTCCTTCCTATGGTGCTGAAAATGCACTAGGAGTCAAGACACCTCAGTTCTAGTCCTGGTTCTACAAACCCTAGGAAAGCTCCTTAACTTCACTACTGTTCTATTCATTATAAAACAAACTAGTTAATCTAACTAAACATTACAGTTTTAAAggttactttcttcctttttttctcctcttcctaacattttcattttatgcttCACAcactccttttcctttccttctttataaCTAAACAGCGTAACTGAACCATTCTTTAATTAAATAGttctgtgccttttatttttactggAGTTTGAAAAGACAACAATCAAACCAAGTCCCCACTTCAAAGTCCCACCTTGTGGCCCTGCCCTCACCGGGAAAGGTTCTGCTCCTTCCTGGATAACAAAGCCTTCAATGATGTGGGTGAGAATCTGGGGCTTCACGATGGCCTGTGGGGGTTTTGAGTCACCCATCTGTCTAGACACCATGGCTAGTGTAGGAGGCGGTACTGATGGGGCAGGGGTCAAGGCTACTAGTTCACTGCCTGGGGTATTAGCATTCATATTAGCCACTGATTCAgctttttctggaaaataaacaCAGATTAAGCAATAGACATGAGATGAAATACTGATCCATCTATTAGTTGAGCCGGCATGATCTTCCATAATAATCTATGTTTACCCTTGACAATTCACCCTGGATTCCCTGTTTTTGGACCTATTCATTTGTCCACCAACTTCTGGCCCATTTTCTACTCAATCAGATTTATCTTTTagctcactcagaacatttcTCTACTCTGTGTGCACTACAACAGCATTTTAGAAGTCAGTTACTCACCTCCAAGACTGCTCTTCTCATCCATGACTTTTGGGCTCTCTGCTACTGGAGATGCCTTGGCAGGAAGCATTGAACCCAACGTGGAGACATCATCTCTCTCCTCCTCAGAGTCAGCCTTGCGTTTGACAGGCAATGTTTGGGGTTTACCCtataaagaagaggaaagaaacaaagatgtaCAAATGAAGGATAACAAGGAACCACAATTATTACCATAAATAATctctttcaaagaaaattttcttagTTCCAGATTTGCCAATTTATCTACTTCCCATGGTACACTAAAATTCCTGGTCATTCCTAATAACTTTACATCaggacaaaagaaaatgtaacatgatTTAGTCCTGACCTAGGTCTTGAGACCCTGTATTCATGCAGACCAACCAAGAACTGTTGTTTTTTCAAGGACTGATTTGGTTAAGGCTATCTTGATCTAACTTATTACATACCCAAAACCCAGAATAGTATCAGTAACAAATTTAGGAGTATAAAGTTCAGATATTATACACATTAATGTGTCACTCTCTTACAGAAAAAGCAGATAAATACCAGTATTAACCCTCTTAACTCTTTATTCCCCTATTAAATTAAGCTCTATTTCCACTCAGCCCCAGGTCCTCTCTCATGCATAATAGTGCCCTCAAAACCATCAGACATCACTCACCGGCAAGTGCACAGACTGCATATAGAAGGCAGCAGGGACCTGGGCTACAACAGGTGAGGAGGTGGTAGCCCCACCCTTCACCACATGTGCTGTCCCCTGCACAGGAGCAAGGGTCATCCCAGGGGCCAATGTGGGAGGGCACTCCTGCAGTGCACCAGGAGCCTGGGATGAAGGTGGCGAGGAGGCCAAATGGGCCTGACCAGACTGCACTGGACCTGGCATCCCCCGGGAAGTAGGTACAGCAGCTGCCAGCTGTGCCAACCCCAAAGCCTGTGCCTGGGCTGTACCTGGCTGTCGAGTGCCTACAACTTGCACTGGGATATGGGGTGGTGGTTGCTGGGTAGCTGACATCTTAGCAGTCCCTAACTGAGGTGGCTTGATAGGTGCTACAGGTGGTTTGGATTGGATGGGAATTGGTGGCTTAGGGGCTGCATCAGGTGGAAGAGACAAGGGTGAAGACTGAAGCATGGGCTGAACGACCAGGGTTTGGGCTTGCTGCTGGGACTGTGAAGGTGGGACCTGCTGAGTAGGTGGGACCTGTGGTGGCTGAGGGGCAGTGAGAGTGGTGGCTTGcggctgctgctgttgctgctgctgctgttgttgctgctgctgctgcgccAACTGGAGGTGTGTAGCTGTGTGAAGTAGCTGAGACTGACGATGCTGGAACTGCTGCTGGTGGTGGATGGCAATCTGCTGCTGGATCACCACCTGTTTCTGCTGGAGGTGGATCTGTTGCTGTTGCTGAATCAGTGAATGGGGCTGGATTTGTGTGTAGGTGGCTGTAGGAACAATCccagaacagaataaagagaaaaaagagcagagaataataaccattctaaattaaaagtaaaatcatttttccAAGGTATACCTAGTTTTGGAATTATGCGGTGAAAATAAATCTAGTCAGTATGAAACTTGGACATCACTTCATCCATACTCTTTCCACTGAATCAGACATTATCAACTACCACTAGTCTTAAAGATCCCAGAGAAAGAACTCCCTTGCTCAATAGAGCCTCAGTAATTTCTTGTGTCTCTTATCTTTGCCATACTTAAATATTGTACTCTTTTACTCTGTACTCAGCAAAGAAGAATGGTTAGCCCCTCCTCCATTAGACTTGGAGTTTCTCAAAGGCTGAAtccaatgttttatttattttcacatcccTAATACAGAGCCCAGGGCCTGACACTTCAGAAGCACTTAATATTCACTGAAAAAATAGAtactcacagagttaaagataCCAACATCTTCCCATGAATGACTTGGATTTTACAAACCATCAGCTTAGATCACTATCTAAGTCTTAAGAGTCAGCACCTGTCAGCTCTGACCTAAGTTTCCTCCACTGTAAACTGGGACTGACAAACTCTACTTCTCCATATTGCACCAGATTGTCCAGAGATCAAAGCATGTGATAAAGCACTTTAGAAATATAACTGCTAGAGTATGTAAATACCAAGTATAATAATaactaacttttaattttttgtgtgagtAAATTATGTAAGTATATCAACAACTAAGGTGCTAGAAACAAGGCAAAAATCAACTTGACCAAATAAGATACACACATCTAACTACATCTTACCCGCAGTCTGAAAGCAAGTATAAACTAtcggtcttgccctgtcacctaggctggagcgcagtggtgcgatcccagctcactgcaacctctgccgaccgggttcaagctattctcctgcttcagcctccagagtagctgggactacaggcgtacaccactatg
This region includes:
- the LOC116273004 gene encoding polyhomeotic-like protein 1 isoform X3; this encodes METESEQNSNSTNGSSSSGGSSRPQIAQMSLYERQAVQALQALQRQPNAAQYFHQFMLQQQLSNAQLHSLAAVQQATIAASRQASSPNTSTTQQQTTTTQASINLATTSAAQLISRSQSVSSPSATTLTQSVLLGNTTSPPLNQSQAQMYLRPQLGNLLQVNRTLGRNVPLASQLILMPNGAVAAVQQEVPSAQSPGVHADADQVQNLAVRNQQASAQGPPMQGSTQKAIPPGASPVSSLSQASSQALAVAQASSGATSQSLNLSQAGGGSGNSIPGSMGPGGGGQAHGGLGQLPSSGVGGGSCPRKGTGVVQPLPAAQTVTVSQGSQTEAESAAAKKAEADGSGQQNVGMNLTRTATPAPSQTLISSATYTQIQPHSLIQQQQQIHLQQKQVVIQQQIAIHHQQQFQHRQSQLLHTATHLQLAQQQQQQQQQQQQQQPQATTLTAPQPPQVPPTQQVPPSQSQQQAQTLVVQPMLQSSPLSLPPDAAPKPPIPIQSKPPVAPIKPPQLGTAKMSATQQPPPHIPVQVVGTRQPGTAQAQALGLAQLAAAVPTSRGMPGPVQSGQAHLASSPPSSQAPGALQECPPTLAPGMTLAPVQGTAHVVKGGATTSSPVVAQVPAAFYMQSVHLPGKPQTLPVKRKADSEEERDDVSTLGSMLPAKASPVAESPKVMDEKSSLGEKAESVANMNANTPGSELVALTPAPSVPPPTLAMVSRQMGDSKPPQAIVKPQILTHIIEGFVIQEGAEPFPVGCSQLLKESEKPLQTGLPTGLTENQSGGPLGVDSPSAELDKKANLLKCEYCGKYAPAEQFRGSKRFCSMTCAKRYNVSCSHQFRLKRKKMKEFQEANYARVRRRGPRRSSSDIARAKIQGKCHRGQEDSSRGSDNSSYDEALSPTSPGPLSVRAAHGERDLGNPNTAPPTPELHGINPVFLSSNPSRWSVEEVYEFIASLQGCQEIAEEFRSQEIDGQALLLLKEEHLMSAMNIKLGPALKICAKINVLKET
- the LOC116273004 gene encoding polyhomeotic-like protein 1 isoform X4 encodes the protein METESEQNSNSTNGSSSSGGSSRPQIAQMSLYERQAVQALQALQRQPNAAQYFHQFMLQQQLSNAQLHSLAAVQQATIAASRQASSPNTSTTQQQTTTTQASINLATTSAAQLISRSQSVSSPSATTLTQSVLLGNTTSPPLNQSQAQMYLRVNRTLGRNVPLASQLILMPNGAVAAVQQEVPSAQSPGVHADADQVQNLAVRNQQASAQGPPMQGSTQKAIPPGASPVSSLSQASSQALAVAQASSGATSQSLNLSQAGGGSGNSIPGSMGPGGGGQAHGGLGQLPSSGVGGGSCPRKGTGVVQPLPAAQTVTVSQGSQTEAESAAAKKAEADGSGQQNVGMNLTRTATPAPSQTLISSATYTQIQPHSLIQQQQQIHLQQKQVVIQQQIAIHHQQQFQHRQSQLLHTATHLQLAQQQQQQQQQQQQQQPQATTLTAPQPPQVPPTQQVPPSQSQQQAQTLVVQPMLQSSPLSLPPDAAPKPPIPIQSKPPVAPIKPPQLGTAKMSATQQPPPHIPVQVVGTRQPGTAQAQALGLAQLAAAVPTSRGMPGPVQSGQAHLASSPPSSQAPGALQECPPTLAPGMTLAPVQGTAHVVKGGATTSSPVVAQVPAAFYMQSVHLPGKPQTLPVKRKADSEEERDDVSTLGSMLPAKASPVAESPKVMDEKSSLGEKAESVANMNANTPGSELVALTPAPSVPPPTLAMVSRQMGDSKPPQAIVKPQILTHIIEGFVIQEGAEPFPVGCSQLLKESEKPLQTGLPTGLTENQSGGPLGVDSPSAELDKKANLLKCEYCGKYAPAEQFRGSKRFCSMTCAKRYNVSCSHQFRLKRKKMKEFQEANYARVRRRGPRRSSSDIARAKIQGKCHRGQEDSSRGSDNSSYDEALSPTSPGPLSVRAAHGERDLGNPNTAPPTPELHGINPVFLSSNPSRWSVEEVYEFIASLQGCQEIAEEFRSQEIDGQALLLLKEEHLMSAMNIKLGPALKICAKINVLKET
- the LOC116273004 gene encoding polyhomeotic-like protein 1 isoform X1 yields the protein MGLESEHQPWGPWTAIMETESEQNSNSTNGSSSSGGSSRPQIAQMSLYERQAVQALQALQRQPNAAQYFHQFMLQQQLSNAQLHSLAAVQQATIAASRQASSPNTSTTQQQTTTTQASINLATTSAAQLISRSQSVSSPSATTLTQSVLLGNTTSPPLNQSQAQMYLRPQLGNLLQVNRTLGRNVPLASQLILMPNGAVAAVQQEVPSAQSPGVHADADQVQNLAVRNQQASAQGPPMQGSTQKAIPPGASPVSSLSQASSQALAVAQASSGATSQSLNLSQAGGGSGNSIPGSMGPGGGGQAHGGLGQLPSSGVGGGSCPRKGTGVVQPLPAAQTVTVSQGSQTEAESAAAKKAEADGSGQQNVGMNLTRTATPAPSQTLISSATYTQIQPHSLIQQQQQIHLQQKQVVIQQQIAIHHQQQFQHRQSQLLHTATHLQLAQQQQQQQQQQQQQQPQATTLTAPQPPQVPPTQQVPPSQSQQQAQTLVVQPMLQSSPLSLPPDAAPKPPIPIQSKPPVAPIKPPQLGTAKMSATQQPPPHIPVQVVGTRQPGTAQAQALGLAQLAAAVPTSRGMPGPVQSGQAHLASSPPSSQAPGALQECPPTLAPGMTLAPVQGTAHVVKGGATTSSPVVAQVPAAFYMQSVHLPGKPQTLPVKRKADSEEERDDVSTLGSMLPAKASPVAESPKVMDEKSSLGEKAESVANMNANTPGSELVALTPAPSVPPPTLAMVSRQMGDSKPPQAIVKPQILTHIIEGFVIQEGAEPFPVGCSQLLKESEKPLQTGLPTGLTENQSGGPLGVDSPSAELDKKANLLKCEYCGKYAPAEQFRGSKRFCSMTCAKRYNVSCSHQFRLKRKKMKEFQEANYARVRRRGPRRSSSDIARAKIQGKCHRGQEDSSRGSDNSSYDEALSPTSPGPLSVRAAHGERDLGNPNTAPPTPELHGINPVFLSSNPSRWSVEEVYEFIASLQGCQEIAEEFRSQEIDGQALLLLKEEHLMSAMNIKLGPALKICAKINVLKET
- the LOC116273004 gene encoding polyhomeotic-like protein 1 isoform X5; amino-acid sequence: MGLESEHQPWGPWTAIMETESEQNSNSTNGSSSSGGSSRPQIAQMSLYERQAVQALQALQRQPNAAQYFHQFMLQQQLSNAQLHSLAAVQQATIAASRQASSPNTSTTQQQTTTTQASINLATTSAAQLISRSQSVSSPSATTLTQSVLLGNTTSPPLNQSQAQMYLRVQNLAVRNQQASAQGPPMQGSTQKAIPPGASPVSSLSQASSQALAVAQASSGATSQSLNLSQAGGGSGNSIPGSMGPGGGGQAHGGLGQLPSSGVGGGSCPRKGTGVVQPLPAAQTVTVSQGSQTEAESAAAKKAEADGSGQQNVGMNLTRTATPAPSQTLISSATYTQIQPHSLIQQQQQIHLQQKQVVIQQQIAIHHQQQFQHRQSQLLHTATHLQLAQQQQQQQQQQQQQQPQATTLTAPQPPQVPPTQQVPPSQSQQQAQTLVVQPMLQSSPLSLPPDAAPKPPIPIQSKPPVAPIKPPQLGTAKMSATQQPPPHIPVQVVGTRQPGTAQAQALGLAQLAAAVPTSRGMPGPVQSGQAHLASSPPSSQAPGALQECPPTLAPGMTLAPVQGTAHVVKGGATTSSPVVAQVPAAFYMQSVHLPGKPQTLPVKRKADSEEERDDVSTLGSMLPAKASPVAESPKVMDEKSSLGEKAESVANMNANTPGSELVALTPAPSVPPPTLAMVSRQMGDSKPPQAIVKPQILTHIIEGFVIQEGAEPFPVGCSQLLKESEKPLQTGLPTGLTENQSGGPLGVDSPSAELDKKANLLKCEYCGKYAPAEQFRGSKRFCSMTCAKRYNVSCSHQFRLKRKKMKEFQEANYARVRRRGPRRSSSDIARAKIQGKCHRGQEDSSRGSDNSSYDEALSPTSPGPLSVRAAHGERDLGNPNTAPPTPELHGINPVFLSSNPSRWSVEEVYEFIASLQGCQEIAEEFRSQEIDGQALLLLKEEHLMSAMNIKLGPALKICAKINVLKET
- the LOC116273004 gene encoding polyhomeotic-like protein 1 isoform X2, with protein sequence MGLESEHQPWGPWTAIMETESEQNSNSTNGSSSSGGSSRPQIAQMSLYERQAVQALQALQRQPNAAQYFHQFMLQQQLSNAQLHSLAAVQQATIAASRQASSPNTSTTQQQTTTTQASINLATTSAAQLISRSQSVSSPSATTLTQSVLLGNTTSPPLNQSQAQMYLRVNRTLGRNVPLASQLILMPNGAVAAVQQEVPSAQSPGVHADADQVQNLAVRNQQASAQGPPMQGSTQKAIPPGASPVSSLSQASSQALAVAQASSGATSQSLNLSQAGGGSGNSIPGSMGPGGGGQAHGGLGQLPSSGVGGGSCPRKGTGVVQPLPAAQTVTVSQGSQTEAESAAAKKAEADGSGQQNVGMNLTRTATPAPSQTLISSATYTQIQPHSLIQQQQQIHLQQKQVVIQQQIAIHHQQQFQHRQSQLLHTATHLQLAQQQQQQQQQQQQQQPQATTLTAPQPPQVPPTQQVPPSQSQQQAQTLVVQPMLQSSPLSLPPDAAPKPPIPIQSKPPVAPIKPPQLGTAKMSATQQPPPHIPVQVVGTRQPGTAQAQALGLAQLAAAVPTSRGMPGPVQSGQAHLASSPPSSQAPGALQECPPTLAPGMTLAPVQGTAHVVKGGATTSSPVVAQVPAAFYMQSVHLPGKPQTLPVKRKADSEEERDDVSTLGSMLPAKASPVAESPKVMDEKSSLGEKAESVANMNANTPGSELVALTPAPSVPPPTLAMVSRQMGDSKPPQAIVKPQILTHIIEGFVIQEGAEPFPVGCSQLLKESEKPLQTGLPTGLTENQSGGPLGVDSPSAELDKKANLLKCEYCGKYAPAEQFRGSKRFCSMTCAKRYNVSCSHQFRLKRKKMKEFQEANYARVRRRGPRRSSSDIARAKIQGKCHRGQEDSSRGSDNSSYDEALSPTSPGPLSVRAAHGERDLGNPNTAPPTPELHGINPVFLSSNPSRWSVEEVYEFIASLQGCQEIAEEFRSQEIDGQALLLLKEEHLMSAMNIKLGPALKICAKINVLKET